tccttttctgtacagaagctttttagcttgatatagtcccacttgttcatttttgcctttgtttcccttgcccggggagatatgttcatgaagaagtcactcatgtttatgtccatgagatttttgcctatgtttttttctaagagttttatggtttcatgacttacattcaggtctttgatccatttcgaatttacttttgtgtatggggttagacagtgatccagtttcattctcttacatgtagcagtccagttttgccagcaccatctgttgaagagactgtcatttccccatcgtatgtccatggctcctttatcgtatattaattgaccatatatgtttgggttaatgtctggagtctctattgtgttccactggtctgtggctctgttcttgtgccagtaccaaattgtcttgattactatggctttgtagtagagcttgaagttggggagtgagatcccccccactttattcttctttctcaggattgctttggctattcggagtctttggtgtttccatatgaatttttgaactatttgttccagttcattgaagaatgttgttggtaatttgatagggattacatcaaatctgtatattgctttgggcaggttggccattttgactatattaattcttcctagccaagagtatgggatgagtttccatttgttagtgtcctctttaatttctcttaagagtgtctcatagttttcagggtataggtgtttcacttccttggttaggtttattcctaggtattttattcttttgatgcaattgtgtatgcaattgttttcctgatttctctttctagtagttcattgttagtgtataggaaagccacagatttctgtgtgttaattttgtatcctgcaactttgctgtattctgatatcagttctagtagttttggagtggagtctttagggttttttatgtacaatatcatggcgtctgcaaatagtgacagtttaacttcttctttaccagtgtggattccttatatttctttgttttgtctaattaccgtggctaggacctccagtactatgttgaataacatggggagagtgggcatccctgtcttgtacccgatctcagaggaaaagctttcagcttctcgctattcagtatgatgttggctgtgggtttttcatatatggccgttattatgttgaggtacttgccctctatgcccattttgttgagagtttttatcatgaatggatgttgaatttcgttgaatgctttttcagcatccatggagatgatcatgtggtttttggccttctttttgttgatatggtggatgatgttgatagattttcgaatgttgtgccatccttgcatccctgggatgaatcccacttggtcatggtgtatgatccttttgatgtattttttaattcagtttgctaatattttgttgagtatttttgcatctacgttcatcagagatattggtctgtagttttcttttttggtggggtctttgcctggttttggtattagggtgatgttggcttcatagaatgagtttgggagtattccctcctgttctatttttggaaaactttaaggagaatgggtattatgtcttctctgtacgtctgataaaattccgaggtaaatccaactggcctggggttttttttcttgggtagttttttgattaccgcttcaatttctttgctggtaattgttttgtttagattttctgtttctttcttggtcagtcttggaaggttgtacttttctaggaagttgtccatttctcctaggctttccagcttgttagcatataggttttcatagtactctctaataattctttgtatttctgtggggtccatcgtgatttttcctttctcgtttctgattctgttgatgtgtgttgattctctttttctctttataagtctggctagtggcttatctattttgtttattttctcaaagaaccagctcttagtttcattgatttttttctattgttttattcttctcaattttatttatttcttctctgatctttattatgtccctccttctgctgactttaggcctcctcatttgttcttctttttccaattttgataattgtgacatatgcctggattgctatatactttcctcttaagactgctttcagtgtgtcccacagaagttgggactctgtgttgttctcatttgtttccatatatattgcttgatctctgtttttttttttgagagggcatctctcatatttattgatcaaatggttgttaacaacaataaaattctgtataggggagtcaatgctcaatgcacaatcattaatccttctcaagcctaattctcgtcagtctccaatcttctgaagcataatgaacaagttcttacatggtgaacgaattcttacatagtgaatgagttcttacatggtgaacagtacaagggcagtcatcacagaaactttcggttttggcttgatctctattttaatttggtcgtttatccattgattatttaggagcatattgttaagcctccatgtgtttgtgagcctttgtacttactttctttgtacaatttatttctagttttatacctttgtggtctgaaaagttggttggtagaatttcaatattttggaatttactgaggctctttttgtgggctagtatgtggtctattctggagaatgttctatgtgcacttgagaagaatgtgtatcctgttgcttttgggtgtagagttctatagatgcctattaggtccatttgttctagtgtgttgttcagtgcctctgtgtccttacttattttctgtctggtggatctatccattggagtgagtggtgtgttgaagtctcctaaaatgagtgcattgcattctattttctcctttaattctgttagtatttgtttcacatatgctggtgctcctgtattgggtgcatatatatttataatggttatatcctctttttagactgacccctatatcattatgtaatgtccttctttatctcttgtgagactttctttgttttgaagtctattttgtctgatactagtactgcaacacctgcttttttctccctattgtttgcatgaaatatctttttccatccttgacttttagtctatgcatgtctttgggtttgaggtgagtctctcgtaagcagcatatagatgggtgttgcttttttatccattctgttactctgtgatttttgattggtgcattcagtccatttacatgtagggtaattattgaaagatatttacttattgccattgcaggctttagattcgtggttaccaaaggttcaaggttagcttctttagtatcttactgcttaacttaactcacttattgggctgttataaacactgtctgatgattctttatttgcctcccttcttattcctcctccttcattctttatatgttgggtgttttattctgtgctcttttatgtttcctttgactgcttttgtgggtagttgattttatttttttgcctttagttagtatttggttggtccactttctttgctgtgattttattttctctggtgacatctatttagctttaggagtgttcccatctagagcagtccctctaagataccctgtagaggtggttggtgagaggcaaattccctcaactttggcttgtctgggaattgtttaatccctccttcatatttaaatgataattgtgctggatatagtattcttggttcaaggccgttttgtttcattgcattaaatatatcatgcctttctcttctggcttgtaaggtttctgttgagaagtctgatgataacctgatgggttttcctttgtaggtgacctttttcctctctcttgctgcctttaaaactctgtccttgtccttgatctttgccattttaattattatgacacataataattggtgttgtccttcttgggttccttctgttgggagttctgtgtacttctgtggtctgagtgactatttcttcccccagtttggggaagttttcagcaattatttcttcaaagacacttactatccctttttctctcttcttctggtacccctatagtgcagatattgttccttttggattgtcaCACTGTtcccttaatattgtttcattcctggagatccttttatctctctctgcgtcagcttctatgcgttccttttctctggtttctattccattaatgacctcttgcatctcatccattctgcttttaaatccttgcagagactgttttatttctgtagtctccctccctgctttgtccgttagctcttgcatttttctctgcagctccatcagcatgtttatgacctttattttgagttctttttctgcgagattggttaggtctgtctcgccaagctccttctcaggggttgtctctgttattttggtctggatcaaatttttctgcattttcatggcgatagaggtagttgtggggagctggcgtgtgtgtcGACTGGGAGAAAATCCCTTCTcgttagtttgtggccttcctctccttggagaacggcgacccctagcagcttgtgcttggcagctgcacacagacggggtttctgattcttgcccggcctcTGTGGAGTAAGGTCCGTGGTTGCTGTGAGCTTGGCcgttctcaggctgctgctctgctatggcggggccacaTCTGAGGGGGATCGGATGgaaggctgtttattgctgtgagtgGCCTCAGaactgcactgctgcccagggggttagggcgcccagagttccccaggattcccagccgCTGGGCCGAGTGTCCTGGGACTCTTCCTTCCAGttgtagggtccctgtccctttaagactttcaaaaagtactcgcttttctttgtcccaggggtgctggctgcagggacccgctcgcaggttttactgtcccatttccctactATCCAGCACACTGCACACTGTGTACCACTGTGTATCTGTGTTcccggtgcagatggctagggctgggtgtttagcagttctgggctccctctcccttcctctcctcctgccgggagctgggatgggggatgctcgggtcccgccgggccacagcttgtatgtTACCCACTTCATgtggcgctgggttctcgcaggtgtagatgtagcctggctgttgtcctgtatcttctggtctctcttttagggatagttgtatttgttgtttttcaaaaatatatatgattttgggaagagatttccactgctctactcacacggccatcttggctcctctctccattactttttaattttaaaatttgtggtGTCAGCACTTAGGAatttctcactttattattttttgatactTTCCTACTGTTAACTTAAACTGTCATGTTTtgccagagattctgatttttatGAAAATCACTGTTACTATCCTTGCAAAAATATTAGAAATCTTCCTTTAATGAAGGTCAGTCAGAACTTATTTCCAGATCTGAGAGCTGAGTTACAGTTTAGGTTCTACTTTATATAAGTGACACTGGGTAGGATTCATCATTTctatttcctcatgtgtaaagaGTCTGACTTACATCATATTCAGTCTGCTTTCTGCTAGTCCAGAAAGATTCTATACTGAAAACTTAAATCCAATGTAACCAAGTTAATATTGTTTAGttgttttcctttcattcctttcttctttctcagctcCTCCAAAATGACTTTTTACCAGAAGTTGCTCTATTAACTCTCTTACCTTACTCTAGACCTTACCTCAAATCCCACTTTCTTAGACAAAGCTTAATATAATATAGAATAGAACAAgaacatttaaacaaaatttaagtagaaaaacaaaacttgaattttattatcaatgttatacatgtatataaaaagtgcatatatatatacatgtgttatAACATATGCATATCTATAATATAACATtgtggagagagaggaaaactcaaaacacattatatattttctattcagaatacatttaaaaagaaaaataagtcctTGTTATACCAGGTTAGGGCTCCTCAGTAagtcaaatttttaaattgttaccaGTGCCTAGACAGCTTTTAGTGCTTTTATACGTAAGAAAGTAGAACATCTCATTTACTCCAGGTAAACAGGTAATAAGgctatttaaataaataactataacataatttttaagtattaaaacttttgttttaacTCCTTTTATTGATTGTCTGTACCTAACCAACATGTTAGTAATGATTTTCATGTTAGGTAGGTATGTTGTTACTCAAGATTATTCTAATGTAAGGTTTTTTGTCCCTATATGCAATTTCCTTAAACAATTGTGCTTTGAATTTAGTTTTCTAGGTTTCCCCCCCTCTTATTAGTCATTTATTCTAGTTGATACTACCAAGGGATAATTGCTTCTTTCTTACTGTGTGCAAAATTTCTAATATGTGTAATTGGGTGCAAAATAGATTCTGCTTTAGAGAGAGATTCTCATCTCATGATGTGAAGTGTGTGAACTTTATGACAACTGTTACAAAGTCCCACAGCTCTTAACTTTTGAATGACAGAATATCAATTTTTCAGGACTGCTGGCCACCTGAAAGGTGGGtattacaaataacaaaaaatttttagTGACTTTATTCTTAATTTAAGGAATTCCAGAAAAATGGCAAACGTTTTCTTAGAGCTCAGtggcttgatttttattttttcataatgaaaCACCCTAGAACATTTGTAATAGTTATTTGCTCCTTTAAACTCTCCCAGATACTAGAAGGGTCTGGATCTTGATGCACTATAATAACTCCAGTAGATCTCAAAGTATTGTTTCAAAAAGGAGTCagattcctttaaaatataatattttatgacaTGAAAATCAGTGGTTTCAAATCTGATGATGTATCATAATCTCACAAGAAGCTTTTcaagaaagcatttttttccctagACGTTCTAATTTGTAAATTTTGAGGTAGGGCTCAgagcatatgtatttttaaaaagttctacaAGTAAGTATAATGCCAGCCCGGGGTGAGCTTGACTGTAGTAAACATTATATACATCCCCTTGTGTTGGGTGGGCAGAGTGGGTGACCCACCATCTGCTTTCAGTGCTGTTATGTAGCCTTTGTGATTTGCGGTGACTCAGCCTGTGTGTTtcattgtgcatgtgtgtgcgtgtgtgtatgtggaaCAGAAAGGAGCAAGGGTTTCCCCCTGGACCTTGGTAGTAAAGCTAAGAAGTAAAGGAGAGTAGTGGTATGctactttgtttctctcttctctctctcactcacatttttaaatgcagataCCATAAAACAGCCTATATCTTGAATAATAAGTAGTTGTGAGTAGCAGTGATTGAGGAGAGAGTTGTTGACAACAGAGGTACGGAGATTTGGGGTGGGCGGGGATGTCAAGGGAGGAGAGTCTttggcaccagaagaagaagtaaAAGGACCCTAGAGACAAAGTCTGTTGCTGTCTCCGTGGTTTTGTCCCTTGGACATAGACCTCCCATCTTTGTCATGGTGCTACAGAGTTTACCCTACTCTAAAAATTTAAGTGTAATGACGTTTCATTGTTCCTATAAATGAAAACTAAGCTCTGTTGTTTTTCTCCCACTTCTACTTCTTCCAGATCCCGGTCTCCAGAATCTCCCCCATGCCTTTTCCTACACCGCAGGTCTCTCCCAGGGCTCGTTTTCCAATCTCCATCACTAGTCCTAACAGAACAGGAGCCAGAACTCTTGCAGACATCAAAGCAAAAGCCCAGCTGGTCAAAGCCCAGAGGGCAGCAGCTGCGGCTGCAGCCGCGGCCGCCGCAGCCGCCTCAGTTGGAGGGACCATTCCAGGACCTGGCCCAGGGGGTGGACAAGGTCCAGGAGAGGGTGGGGAAAGGAGAACTGCTAAAGGAGGGAGTCCAGACTCGGACAGAGCCAGTGAAACTGGAAAGGGCCCCACACTGGAACTGGCAGGAACTGGAAGCAGGGGAGGTACGAGAGAGCTTTTACCCTGTGGTCCAGAGACTCAGCCCCAATTTGAGACCAAGACCCCAGACCAGGCACAGCCTCATAGTGTCTCTGGAGCACAACTACAGCAAACCCCCTCAGTGCCTCCAGCATCTGCCATCAGTGGACCCTGCACAGATGTCCCATCACCAGCCCACACTAACACACCCCCACCAGCTTTAGGGAGACCGGATAATGAAAAACTGAACAACGCCAGGACAGCAGCCACAGTGGCCTCTCTGCAAGGGCCCAATATTTGCAGGCAGGAGAAGGCACCTTCAGCTTCAACAGATCCTGCTCTAATCTCAGGGGCCTCACCTGCTCATTTTTCAGCAGATGGCACAGGTGAGCCCAGAGCAGATTCTGGTCAGAACATACCAAACCCTTCGACCTCAGCAGAGACAACAGCTAGTGCTTCAGTGGGTGCAACTCCCTCTGCTCTAACATCTGTATTAACCACAGCCACTTTAGAAAAGCTTCCTGTATCCCAGGCCAGTGTGACTGTAGCACCTACTGGATCAGCTCCATCCTCGAGCACTTTGCCAGCAGCTTTTAGCCTTAAAACTCCAGGAACGTCTGTAAATATGAATATGAATGGACCCATTCCAAGGCCGAGCTCTAGTATCCCTGCTAATAATCCTTTGGTCACCCAGCTGCTCCAGGGCAAAGATGTTCCCATGGAGCAAATTCTGCCTAAACCTCTCACCAAAGTtgaaatgaagactgttccactGACTACAAAAGAGGACAAGGGGGCAGGAGCACTCACAGGCACCAACATAACAGAAAATAGCTCCGGAGAGGAAGGTACTGAGAGGCCATCTCAGCCAGCTCTACAGCAGCTGAGTAAAACCTTGCAAAGTAAGCAGCTCCCCCAGGTTCCAAGACCCTTTCAGCTCTTTTCAGGTAAGGATCTGAGGGACTCTTGCATTGACACACACCAATACCAAGAAGGACTGAGTAGAGCAACCCAAGATCAGATTCTTCAGACTCTCATCCAGAGGGTTCGGAGGCAGAATGTTCTCTCCCTTGTACAGCCCGCTCAGTTCAACTTCACTCACTCAGGTTTCCAGTTAGAAGACATCTCCACAAGCCAGAGGTTCATGCTGGGGTTTGCTGGCAGAAGGAcatcaaagcctgcaatggcaggtCACTACTTACTCAATATTTCCACCTATGGCCGGGGTCCAGAGAACTTGAGGAGGACCCATTCTGTCAACACAGAAGACCGTGTTTGTGTGAGCAGCCCCACAGAGGCCTTGAAAATGGGACATACAGACAGTAAATGTGCAACAGGTGATAGTAGCAGTGGCAGGGAAGAAGACAGTGACGAGGAAAGTACTGGTGATGAGCAGGAATCTGTCATGGTGAAGGAGGAGCCCCAGGCTTTTCAGAGCTCTGGCAAGTGTGAAGCAAGTTCAGGACCCCACATAAGAGAAGCTCTATCGACCAGTGATGGTTTAGCTAAAAAGAATGTGAAGGCAGAAACACCAGTGCATGAGCAAACCACTTTAAGCAAGGAGAATTACCTGTTCACTAGAGGCCAAACATTTGATGAAAAGACCCTAGCCAGAGATTTTCTTCAGGCAGCACAGAAGCAAATGGCTCAAGCAGTAAGAGGTAAGACAATGCATAGCAGTCCTGAGCTGTTCGATTCTACCATTCTTCCTTTACCTGCAGATAGTCCCACCCATCAGCCTCTCCTCCTTCCACCACTGCAAACTCCAAAGCTTTATGGAAGCCCCACACAGATTGGGCCAAGCTACAGAGGCATGATCAATGTCTCCACTTCATCTGACATGGACCATAACTCTGCTGTACCGGGGATGCCTGACTGTAGCCAGGTATCTAGCAACGTAGGTGATGTCATGTCCTTTTCTGTGACTGTCACTACCATCCCTGCTAGTCAAGCTATGAATCCCAGCAGCCATGCCCAGACCATTCCTGTTCAGGCCTTTCCGGAAGAGAACAGCATAGAGGACACACCTTCCAAATGTTACTGCCGATTGAAAGCCATGATCATGTGTAAGGGGTGTGGAGCTTTCTGCCACGATGATTGCATTGGCCCCTCTAAACTGTGTGTCTCCTGCCTTGTTGTTCGGTAATGAAACTAGAAAGGGAACACACTATAAAGGAGGTGGGAAGGGTTGTCAAGTGTTTTTTTGCATCCTTTTGGAATCACAGAAATAAATGAGTAGGTTTCTGTTCTCATAAGAGACAAATGTTACTTAATCAGGAATACAAAGTACA
This genomic interval from Manis javanica isolate MJ-LG chromosome 1, MJ_LKY, whole genome shotgun sequence contains the following:
- the ASXL2 gene encoding putative Polycomb group protein ASXL2 isoform X2 gives rise to the protein MREKGRRKKGRTWAEAAKTVLEKYPNTPMSHKEILQVIQREGLKEISGTSPLACLNAMLHTNSRGEEGIFYKVPGRMGVYTLKKDVPDGVKELSEGSEESSDGQSDSQSSENSSSSSDGGSNREGRRSRWKRKVSSRLSQPSSPQSGCPSPTIPAGKVISPSQKHSKKALKQALKQQQKQQGRPSMAVPSSQPLSLKTVRAASDSVPARPALWEGKQSDGQSSSPQNSNSSFSSSVKVESPLLGLGKKSFQRSDRLHTRQMKRTKCAEIDVETPDSILVNTNLRALINKHTFSVLPGDCQQRLLLLLPEVDRQVGPDGLMKLNGSALNNEFFTSAAQGWKERLSEGEFTPEMQVRIRQEIEKEKKVEPWKEQFFESYYGQSSGLSLEDSKKLTASPSDPKVKKTLAEQPKSMLPSEASPVSIVPVIPQLESKEVMQMSSPVRKEEHESQDKVQPNSKSTEPLLCSSSSTNELSSVFPTKCPKDEDRLEQKPVASAEQESEKENHLTATSNYIKNESQEALVTSPSKPKSPGVEKPIVKPVEASPQEPAVKEPSSALADHSPESLKRKSSLIQEEAPLSWEKRPRVTENRQHQQPFQISPQPFLNRGDRIQVRKVPPLKIPVSRISPMPFPTPQVSPRARFPISITSPNRTGARTLADIKAKAQLVKAQRAAAAAAAAAAAAASVGGTIPGPGPGGGQGPGEGGERRTAKGGSPDSDRASETGKGPTLELAGTGSRGGTRELLPCGPETQPQFETKTPDQAQPHSVSGAQLQQTPSVPPASAISGPCTDVPSPAHTNTPPPALGRPDNEKLNNARTAATVASLQGPNICRQEKAPSASTDPALISGASPAHFSADGTGEPRADSGQNIPNPSTSAETTASASVGATPSALTSVLTTATLEKLPVSQASVTVAPTGSAPSSSTLPAAFSLKTPGTSVNMNMNGPIPRPSSSIPANNPLVTQLLQGKDVPMEQILPKPLTKVEMKTVPLTTKEDKGAGALTGTNITENSSGEEGTERPSQPALQQLSKTLQSKQLPQVPRPFQLFSGKDLRDSCIDTHQYQEGLSRATQDQILQTLIQRVRRQNVLSLVQPAQFNFTHSGFQLEDISTSQRFMLGFAGRRTSKPAMAGHYLLNISTYGRGPENLRRTHSVNTEDRVCVSSPTEALKMGHTDSKCATGDSSSGREEDSDEESTGDEQESVMVKEEPQAFQSSGKCEASSGPHIREALSTSDGLAKKNVKAETPVHEQTTLSKENYLFTRGQTFDEKTLARDFLQAAQKQMAQAVRGKTMHSSPELFDSTILPLPADSPTHQPLLLPPLQTPKLYGSPTQIGPSYRGMINVSTSSDMDHNSAVPGMPDCSQVSSNVGDVMSFSVTVTTIPASQAMNPSSHAQTIPVQAFPEENSIEDTPSKCYCRLKAMIMCKGCGAFCHDDCIGPSKLCVSCLVVR
- the ASXL2 gene encoding putative Polycomb group protein ASXL2 isoform X3, with the protein product MPLNLAGPQWSHTLNGTSPLACLNAMLHTNSRGEEGIFYKVPGRMGVYTLKKDVPDGVKELSEGSEESSDGQSDSQSSENSSSSSDGGSNREGRRSRWKRKVSSRLSQPSSPQSGCPSPTIPAGKVISPSQKHSKKALKQALKQQQKQQGRPSMAVPSSQPLSLKTVRAASDSVPARPALWEGKQSDGQSSSPQNSNSSFSSSVKVESPLLGLGKKSFQRSDRLHTRQMKRTKCAEIDVETPDSILVNTNLRALINKHTFSVLPGDCQQRLLLLLPEVDRQVGPDGLMKLNGSALNNEFFTSAAQGWKERLSEGEFTPEMQVRIRQEIEKEKKVEPWKEQFFESYYGQSSGLSLEDSKKLTASPSDPKVKKTLAEQPKSMLPSEASPVSIVPVIPQLESKEVMQMSSPVRKEEHESQDKVQPNSKSTEPLLCSSSSTNELSSVFPTKCPKDEDRLEQKPVASAEQESEKENHLTATSNYIKNESQEALVTSPSKPKSPGVEKPIVKPVEASPQEPAVKEPSSALADHSPESLKRKSSLIQEEAPLSWEKRPRVTENRQHQQPFQISPQPFLNRGDRIQVRKVPPLKIPVSRISPMPFPTPQVSPRARFPISITSPNRTGARTLADIKAKAQLVKAQRAAAAAAAAAAAAASVGGTIPGPGPGGGQGPGEGGERRTAKGGSPDSDRASETGKGPTLELAGTGSRGGTRELLPCGPETQPQFETKTPDQAQPHSVSGAQLQQTPSVPPASAISGPCTDVPSPAHTNTPPPALGRPDNEKLNNARTAATVASLQGPNICRQEKAPSASTDPALISGASPAHFSADGTGEPRADSGQNIPNPSTSAETTASASVGATPSALTSVLTTATLEKLPVSQASVTVAPTGSAPSSSTLPAAFSLKTPGTSVNMNMNGPIPRPSSSIPANNPLVTQLLQGKDVPMEQILPKPLTKVEMKTVPLTTKEDKGAGALTGTNITENSSGEEGTERPSQPALQQLSKTLQSKQLPQVPRPFQLFSGKDLRDSCIDTHQYQEGLSRATQDQILQTLIQRVRRQNVLSLVQPAQFNFTHSGFQLEDISTSQRFMLGFAGRRTSKPAMAGHYLLNISTYGRGPENLRRTHSVNTEDRVCVSSPTEALKMGHTDSKCATGDSSSGREEDSDEESTGDEQESVMVKEEPQAFQSSGKCEASSGPHIREALSTSDGLAKKNVKAETPVHEQTTLSKENYLFTRGQTFDEKTLARDFLQAAQKQMAQAVRGKTMHSSPELFDSTILPLPADSPTHQPLLLPPLQTPKLYGSPTQIGPSYRGMINVSTSSDMDHNSAVPGMPDCSQVSSNVGDVMSFSVTVTTIPASQAMNPSSHAQTIPVQAFPEENSIEDTPSKCYCRLKAMIMCKGCGAFCHDDCIGPSKLCVSCLVVR
- the ASXL2 gene encoding putative Polycomb group protein ASXL2 isoform X1 codes for the protein MKISLEMCNTYFSKKLFLYFLCRPVSLQFGILTTFPVPKDHGPWPSPPLQRTLNFSGTSPLACLNAMLHTNSRGEEGIFYKVPGRMGVYTLKKDVPDGVKELSEGSEESSDGQSDSQSSENSSSSSDGGSNREGRRSRWKRKVSSRLSQPSSPQSGCPSPTIPAGKVISPSQKHSKKALKQALKQQQKQQGRPSMAVPSSQPLSLKTVRAASDSVPARPALWEGKQSDGQSSSPQNSNSSFSSSVKVESPLLGLGKKSFQRSDRLHTRQMKRTKCAEIDVETPDSILVNTNLRALINKHTFSVLPGDCQQRLLLLLPEVDRQVGPDGLMKLNGSALNNEFFTSAAQGWKERLSEGEFTPEMQVRIRQEIEKEKKVEPWKEQFFESYYGQSSGLSLEDSKKLTASPSDPKVKKTLAEQPKSMLPSEASPVSIVPVIPQLESKEVMQMSSPVRKEEHESQDKVQPNSKSTEPLLCSSSSTNELSSVFPTKCPKDEDRLEQKPVASAEQESEKENHLTATSNYIKNESQEALVTSPSKPKSPGVEKPIVKPVEASPQEPAVKEPSSALADHSPESLKRKSSLIQEEAPLSWEKRPRVTENRQHQQPFQISPQPFLNRGDRIQVRKVPPLKIPVSRISPMPFPTPQVSPRARFPISITSPNRTGARTLADIKAKAQLVKAQRAAAAAAAAAAAAASVGGTIPGPGPGGGQGPGEGGERRTAKGGSPDSDRASETGKGPTLELAGTGSRGGTRELLPCGPETQPQFETKTPDQAQPHSVSGAQLQQTPSVPPASAISGPCTDVPSPAHTNTPPPALGRPDNEKLNNARTAATVASLQGPNICRQEKAPSASTDPALISGASPAHFSADGTGEPRADSGQNIPNPSTSAETTASASVGATPSALTSVLTTATLEKLPVSQASVTVAPTGSAPSSSTLPAAFSLKTPGTSVNMNMNGPIPRPSSSIPANNPLVTQLLQGKDVPMEQILPKPLTKVEMKTVPLTTKEDKGAGALTGTNITENSSGEEGTERPSQPALQQLSKTLQSKQLPQVPRPFQLFSGKDLRDSCIDTHQYQEGLSRATQDQILQTLIQRVRRQNVLSLVQPAQFNFTHSGFQLEDISTSQRFMLGFAGRRTSKPAMAGHYLLNISTYGRGPENLRRTHSVNTEDRVCVSSPTEALKMGHTDSKCATGDSSSGREEDSDEESTGDEQESVMVKEEPQAFQSSGKCEASSGPHIREALSTSDGLAKKNVKAETPVHEQTTLSKENYLFTRGQTFDEKTLARDFLQAAQKQMAQAVRGKTMHSSPELFDSTILPLPADSPTHQPLLLPPLQTPKLYGSPTQIGPSYRGMINVSTSSDMDHNSAVPGMPDCSQVSSNVGDVMSFSVTVTTIPASQAMNPSSHAQTIPVQAFPEENSIEDTPSKCYCRLKAMIMCKGCGAFCHDDCIGPSKLCVSCLVVR